The uncultured Cohaesibacter sp. genome window below encodes:
- a CDS encoding TRAP transporter large permease, whose protein sequence is MSGTVVMFAAFFLLLFLGMPIAISIGISTAIALMMTDIPFSFLSHIAFSALDSFVFLAIPLFIMAGYVMEVGGLSQRIVDFASSLVGRVTGGLAVVTVLACMFFASISGSSPATVAAIGAMMIPSMIRRGYGAEFSGGLTACAGSLGIMIPPSIPMIIYAISADLSIGQMFVAGIVPGFLIGAGLILVAVFISWKRGYHGSDQPFSWCRVAQTAWAGKWALLTPFVVLGGIYSGVFTPTEAACITVVYALIVSLFIYRDMKFRDLYEITSRSAMTTGSVMIILGFAMAFARYLTIAQVPNQVAELILQITDNGTVILLFFVVMITVTGMFMDTTAQILIYTPLLLPVLVKLGINPYHFGIILVVGTELGLITPPVGVNVFIAKSISGTRLIDLAKSILPFVASMLIIQVILVFLPQIILFLPNLLYP, encoded by the coding sequence ATGAGCGGTACAGTCGTCATGTTTGCGGCATTCTTCCTGCTTTTGTTTCTTGGAATGCCCATCGCCATCTCCATCGGCATCTCGACAGCCATCGCGCTGATGATGACCGATATTCCCTTCAGTTTTCTCTCGCACATCGCCTTTTCGGCGCTCGACAGTTTTGTCTTTCTGGCCATTCCGCTGTTCATCATGGCGGGCTATGTCATGGAGGTCGGCGGGCTTTCCCAGAGGATCGTCGATTTTGCCTCGAGCCTTGTGGGTCGCGTGACCGGCGGGCTTGCCGTTGTCACCGTGCTGGCCTGCATGTTCTTTGCCTCCATTTCCGGCTCGTCGCCAGCAACGGTAGCTGCCATTGGTGCGATGATGATCCCATCGATGATCCGACGCGGCTATGGCGCCGAGTTTTCCGGCGGCCTTACGGCCTGCGCTGGCTCGCTCGGCATCATGATCCCGCCCTCGATCCCGATGATCATCTATGCCATCAGCGCCGACCTTTCCATCGGCCAGATGTTCGTGGCAGGCATTGTTCCCGGCTTCCTGATTGGCGCGGGGCTGATCCTGGTAGCCGTTTTCATCTCCTGGAAACGCGGCTACCATGGATCAGACCAACCGTTTTCCTGGTGTCGGGTGGCTCAGACTGCCTGGGCGGGCAAATGGGCTCTGCTCACCCCGTTTGTGGTTCTTGGCGGCATCTATTCGGGCGTCTTCACGCCGACGGAAGCGGCCTGCATCACCGTTGTCTACGCACTGATCGTCAGTCTTTTCATCTACCGGGACATGAAGTTCCGTGATCTCTATGAGATCACTTCCCGCTCAGCCATGACGACCGGCTCGGTGATGATCATTCTGGGCTTTGCCATGGCCTTTGCCCGCTATCTGACCATTGCCCAGGTGCCCAATCAGGTAGCGGAACTGATCCTGCAGATCACCGACAATGGCACGGTCATCCTGCTGTTCTTCGTGGTGATGATCACCGTGACGGGCATGTTCATGGACACGACTGCGCAGATCCTTATCTACACTCCGCTGCTGCTGCCGGTGCTGGTGAAACTGGGCATCAACCCCTATCACTTCGGCATCATTCTTGTGGTGGGTACAGAACTCGGCCTGATCACGCCGCCGGTGGGGGTCAATGTCTTCATCGCCAAATCGATCAGCGGCACACGGCTCATAGATCTGGCCAAGTCGATCCTGCCCTTTGTCGCCAGCATGCTGATCATTCAGGTGATCCTTGTGTTCCTGCCGCAGATCATCCTGTTCCTGCCCAATCTCCTCTACCCGTGA
- a CDS encoding TRAP transporter small permease, whose amino-acid sequence MLRKLLQYSEKFEEVMSVILFSLLVILCFMQVAFRFVINFSLSWTEELANYDFILLVYISCSLCIQKGAHVRVEIIDLFVVGRGKYWLDQALDLVWTVFIFAVGWHAVAIAEDALMIGKTTPALDWPYGWVYSIIPFTFALMTLRLIQRLVVRHQLWAAKQEHL is encoded by the coding sequence ATGTTGCGAAAACTGCTTCAATATTCCGAAAAATTCGAGGAGGTCATGAGCGTCATTCTGTTCTCGCTCCTGGTCATCCTTTGTTTCATGCAGGTCGCCTTTCGGTTCGTCATCAATTTTTCGCTCTCCTGGACGGAAGAGCTGGCAAACTATGACTTCATCCTGCTCGTTTATATCTCCTGCAGCCTCTGCATCCAGAAAGGAGCGCATGTGAGGGTGGAAATCATCGATCTGTTTGTTGTGGGGCGCGGCAAATACTGGCTGGATCAGGCGCTCGACCTTGTCTGGACGGTGTTCATCTTCGCTGTCGGCTGGCATGCTGTTGCCATTGCAGAAGATGCCCTGATGATCGGCAAGACCACGCCAGCCCTCGATTGGCCCTATGGTTGGGTCTACAGCATCATTCCCTTCACCTTTGCCCTCATGACCCTGCGGCTCATCCAGCGCCTGGTCGTCCGCCATCAGCTCTGGGCGGCCAAACAAGAACATCTTTAA
- a CDS encoding TRAP transporter substrate-binding protein, which translates to MNFIAKTAHALLFAAAMTIAGGQAEAASKTIKVSTGISEQHYQYKALTEFKKYVEDKSGGDIEVQIFPNAMLGGDLEVLEAIKLGTVQMVVPTPSVLGNYVKEFRLPDLPYIFPSKEISAKVARSPWARQLMDMLDPVGIHGLAIGNFGVRHLTNRVHPITSLADLKGLKIRVMQNPVILDVFRALGTNPTPMSFGEVFSALQTGTIDGQENPYATILLSRFYEVQPYLSNSGHMHSWDVLVIGKSYYDKLSADQQKIVDEGAKIFAEYEHEASAKAEKEALQSLIDTGVTYTEISKENLAEMRAAALPVIEKHGKDISAPMYDALIAEIKKVSEE; encoded by the coding sequence ATGAATTTCATTGCAAAAACGGCTCACGCGCTCCTGTTTGCAGCAGCCATGACCATCGCCGGTGGACAGGCCGAGGCAGCCAGCAAGACCATCAAGGTCAGCACGGGTATTTCAGAACAGCATTATCAATACAAAGCATTGACCGAATTCAAGAAATATGTCGAAGACAAGTCCGGCGGCGACATCGAGGTGCAGATCTTTCCAAACGCCATGCTAGGCGGTGACCTTGAAGTGCTCGAAGCCATCAAGCTGGGCACGGTGCAAATGGTGGTCCCGACCCCCTCGGTGCTCGGCAACTATGTAAAAGAATTCCGCCTGCCAGATCTGCCCTACATTTTCCCGAGCAAGGAAATTTCGGCAAAAGTGGCCCGCAGCCCCTGGGCTCGCCAGCTGATGGACATGCTTGATCCGGTCGGCATCCACGGTCTGGCCATCGGCAACTTCGGTGTCCGGCATCTGACCAACCGCGTCCATCCGATCACGTCCCTGGCCGATCTCAAGGGTCTCAAGATTCGTGTCATGCAGAACCCGGTCATTCTCGACGTCTTCCGCGCGCTCGGCACCAACCCGACCCCGATGAGCTTTGGCGAAGTCTTCTCGGCACTTCAGACCGGCACCATCGACGGGCAGGAAAACCCCTATGCAACGATTCTGCTGTCCCGTTTCTATGAAGTGCAGCCTTATCTTTCCAACAGCGGTCACATGCACTCCTGGGACGTTCTGGTCATCGGCAAGAGCTACTATGACAAGCTGAGCGCCGACCAGCAGAAGATCGTCGATGAAGGCGCCAAGATCTTTGCTGAATACGAGCATGAGGCTTCGGCCAAGGCCGAGAAGGAAGCCCTGCAGTCCCTGATCGACACTGGCGTCACCTACACGGAAATCTCCAAGGAAAATCTCGCCGAAATGCGGGCAGCTGCCCTGCCTGTCATCGAAAAGCACGGCAAGGACATTTCCGCTCCGATGTATGACGCACTGATCGCAGAGATCAAGAAAGTCTCCGAAGAATAA
- a CDS encoding dihydrodipicolinate synthase family protein, whose translation MKHASGLMPACMTIWNDDQTYSKPKMEKYLRWLIDQGAQNLSICGSTGENIAMNPTEQKEIIEHVLGFIDGEVPIYCGTGFYSTINTIDMSKFAQDKGADGLMVILPYYLNPHKKAVMNHFRELRQNVDIPIMVYNNPWFAGYELTPLEVKTLLDEGVVNAIKAAHGDANRVHELRFHCGDALDIFYGHDYAAMEGMLAGANGWLSGFPAVLPKACRTLMDICITEKNVDKARAQQAKMQPYIDYFFYDKEAGVPHWQEICKYTLTAQGLDVGLPRHPLGDLDAANKKKIDKLLADLL comes from the coding sequence ATGAAACACGCTTCAGGCCTTATGCCAGCATGTATGACGATCTGGAACGACGATCAGACCTACAGCAAACCCAAAATGGAAAAGTATCTGCGCTGGTTGATCGATCAGGGCGCGCAGAATCTGTCCATCTGCGGAAGCACCGGCGAAAACATCGCCATGAACCCGACTGAACAGAAAGAAATCATCGAGCATGTTCTGGGCTTCATCGATGGCGAAGTACCCATCTATTGCGGCACAGGCTTCTATTCGACCATCAACACCATCGACATGAGCAAGTTCGCTCAGGACAAAGGTGCCGACGGCCTGATGGTGATCCTGCCCTACTATCTCAATCCGCACAAGAAAGCGGTCATGAACCACTTCCGCGAATTGCGCCAGAATGTCGACATTCCGATCATGGTCTACAACAACCCATGGTTCGCCGGATACGAACTGACCCCGCTTGAAGTCAAGACCCTGCTGGATGAGGGCGTTGTCAACGCCATCAAGGCTGCCCACGGCGATGCAAACCGCGTGCATGAGCTGCGCTTCCACTGCGGCGATGCTCTCGACATCTTCTATGGTCACGACTATGCCGCCATGGAAGGCATGCTGGCTGGCGCCAATGGCTGGCTCTCCGGTTTCCCTGCAGTTCTGCCAAAGGCCTGCCGCACCCTGATGGATATCTGCATCACCGAAAAGAACGTCGACAAGGCTCGCGCACAGCAGGCCAAGATGCAGCCTTACATCGATTATTTCTTCTATGACAAGGAAGCCGGCGTTCCGCACTGGCAGGAAATCTGCAAATACACCCTCACCGCGCAGGGTCTGGACGTTGGCCTGCCACGGCATCCGCTTGGCGATCTGGATGCAGCCAACAAGAAGAAAATCGACAAGCTCCTCGCAGACCTTCTCTAG
- a CDS encoding IclR family transcriptional regulator: MIKTIDAGGNEAGAKLFTKMMTVLNCFTRARGQLSISEIVEETGLPRTTVHRIVASLRDVGMLDQDGRRQTYRLGLQMFYFGSVVIANLDLTGNSRPHILSLHQLTGEAVHLHIFDGSHMVCIEREEMGENRLTTLTTIEGAPTYCTSVGKAFLAFQDEKLVNRIATQEGLEARTEKTITDLGVLKEQLVLVRNQGYAIDDEENEIGIRCVGAPIRDSRGHVFAAVSVSGTTDRMPMARVLGLSAAVVNTADSISKSLGWNPNL; the protein is encoded by the coding sequence ATGATCAAAACAATAGATGCTGGCGGAAATGAAGCGGGCGCAAAGCTGTTTACAAAGATGATGACAGTGCTCAACTGTTTTACCCGTGCCAGAGGCCAATTGAGTATCAGTGAAATCGTGGAAGAGACTGGACTTCCTCGGACGACCGTGCACCGGATCGTGGCGTCTCTCAGAGATGTCGGCATGCTCGACCAGGATGGCCGGCGGCAGACCTATCGCCTTGGTTTGCAGATGTTTTACTTCGGTAGCGTGGTGATCGCCAACCTTGATCTGACCGGCAATTCCCGCCCGCACATTCTTTCGCTTCACCAGCTGACCGGCGAAGCGGTGCATCTGCATATCTTTGACGGCAGCCACATGGTTTGCATCGAACGGGAAGAGATGGGCGAGAACCGCCTGACCACCCTTACCACCATTGAAGGTGCCCCGACCTATTGCACCAGCGTGGGCAAGGCATTTCTTGCCTTTCAGGATGAGAAGCTGGTCAATCGGATCGCGACGCAGGAAGGGCTCGAAGCCCGTACGGAAAAGACGATTACCGACCTCGGTGTGCTTAAAGAGCAACTGGTTCTTGTTCGTAATCAGGGCTATGCCATTGATGACGAGGAGAATGAAATCGGTATCCGCTGCGTCGGCGCGCCAATCCGCGATTCACGCGGTCATGTCTTTGCGGCAGTGAGCGTTTCCGGCACAACAGACCGCATGCCAATGGCGCGCGTCCTCGGTTTGTCGGCTGCGGTCGTCAATACTGCCGACTCCATTTCCAAA